One Ananas comosus cultivar F153 linkage group 1, ASM154086v1, whole genome shotgun sequence DNA window includes the following coding sequences:
- the LOC109707138 gene encoding uncharacterized protein LOC109707138 isoform X1 codes for MSSTTKQALRFAENLTLPSVQVVVVSANMGCSHCRGRVTQVVSRMNAGLQDYIVDFGKKEVTVRGAVEVDGKKKKKKKKKKKTTTTTNKGVAKRPHKIIENKFPLHIGFFRFMCCSAF; via the exons ATGTCAAGTACAACTAAACAAGCATTGAGGTTCGCAGAGAACTTGACCCTCCCTTcg GTGCAGGTGGTAGTGGTGAGTGCCAACATGGGCTGCAGCCACTGCCGCGGGCGGGTCACGCAAGTCGTCTCCAGGATGAACG CAGGATTGCAGGattacattgtggactttgGCAAGAAGGAGGTGACAGTGAGAGGGGCAGTGGAGGTGGacggaaagaagaagaagaagaagaagaagaagaagaagacgacgacgacgacgaataAGGGAGTTGCAAAGAGACCCCACAAAATCATTGAGAACAAATTTCCTCTGCATATAGGCTTCTTTAGATTCATGTGTTGCTCTGCCTTTTAG
- the LOC109707138 gene encoding uncharacterized protein LOC109707138 isoform X2, giving the protein MSSTTKQALRFAENLTLPSVQVVVVSANMGCSHCRGRVTQVVSRMNGLQDYIVDFGKKEVTVRGAVEVDGKKKKKKKKKKKTTTTTNKGVAKRPHKIIENKFPLHIGFFRFMCCSAF; this is encoded by the exons ATGTCAAGTACAACTAAACAAGCATTGAGGTTCGCAGAGAACTTGACCCTCCCTTcg GTGCAGGTGGTAGTGGTGAGTGCCAACATGGGCTGCAGCCACTGCCGCGGGCGGGTCACGCAAGTCGTCTCCAGGATGAACG GATTGCAGGattacattgtggactttgGCAAGAAGGAGGTGACAGTGAGAGGGGCAGTGGAGGTGGacggaaagaagaagaagaagaagaagaagaagaagaagacgacgacgacgacgaataAGGGAGTTGCAAAGAGACCCCACAAAATCATTGAGAACAAATTTCCTCTGCATATAGGCTTCTTTAGATTCATGTGTTGCTCTGCCTTTTAG